Proteins from a genomic interval of Zonotrichia leucophrys gambelii isolate GWCS_2022_RI chromosome 5, RI_Zleu_2.0, whole genome shotgun sequence:
- the GJD2 gene encoding gap junction delta-2 protein, with protein MGEWTILERLLEAAVQQHSTMIGRILLTVVVIFRILIVAIVGETVYDDEQTMFVCNTLQPGCNQACYDQAFPISHIRYWVFQIIMVCTPSLCFITYSVHQSAKQRERRYSTVFLTLERDQDSMKREDSKKIKNTIVNGVLQNTENSTKEAEPDCLEVKEIPNPAIRTTKSKMRRQEGISRFYIIQVVFRNALEIGFLVGQYFLYGFNVPSMYECDRYPCIKEVECYVSRPTEKTVFLVFMFAVSGICVVLNLAELNHLGWRKIKMAVRGVQAKRKSIYEIRNKDLPRMSMPNFGRTQSSDSAYV; from the exons ATGGGGGAATGGACTATTCTAGAGAGGCTACTGGAAGCTGCCGTGCAGCAGCATTCTACTATGATAGGGAG GATCCTGCTGACCGTGGTGGTGATCTTCAGAATTCTCATTGTGGCCATTGTAGGGGAGACGGTGTACGATGACGAGCAAACGATGTTTGTCTGTAACAcgctgcagccaggctgcaaCCAGGCTTGTTATGACCAGgctttccccatttctcacaTAAGGTACTGGGTGTTCCAGATCATCATGGTGTGCActcccagcctgtgcttcaTAACGTACTCCGTTCACCAGTCTGCTAAACAAAGGGAACGGAGGTACTCCACTGTCTTCCTTACCTTGGAAAGGGACCAGGATTCAATGAAGCGTGAGGACAGTAAGAAAATCAAGAACACGATTGTCAATGGGGTGCTGCAAAACACTGAGAACTCCACCAAAGAGGCAGAACCAGACTGCTTAGAAGTGAAGGAAATCCCCAATCCTGCTATCAGAACTACAAAATCAAAGATGAGGAGGCAAGAAGGCATTTCTCGATTTTATATCATCCAAGTGGTCTTTCGAAATGCCCTAGAGATTGGATTCTTAGTGGGACAGTATTTTCTGTATGGATTCAATGTCCCTTCCATGTACGAATGTGACAGATACCCTTGCATTAAAGAAGTAGAGTGCTATGTTTCTAGACCCACTGAGAAGACTGTATTCTTGGTATTCATGTTTGCTGTCAGTGGGATTTGTGTGGTGCTTAATTTGGCAGAACTGAACCACTTGGGCTGGAGAAAGATCAAAATGGCAGTGAGAGGAGTACAGGCAAAAAGGAAATCCATATATGAAATCAGAAATAAGGACCTGCCAAGAATGAGCATGCCTAACTTCGGCAGGACTCAGTCAAGTGACTCAGCTTATGTGTGA